A section of the Thermotoga caldifontis AZM44c09 genome encodes:
- a CDS encoding ABC transporter ATP-binding protein, whose translation MNEVLLEVRNLVKHFPVRAGILQRTVAVVKAVDGVSFHIKRGETFGLVGESGCGKTTTGRCVLMLETPTSGEILFNGVDITKLTQKQLRSLRPKMQIVFQDPFSSLNPRLPVKEIVGEAIAYHKLAKGKEVELRLKELLEMVGLSAEHMNRYPHEFSGGQRQRICIARALATQPDLIVCDEAVSALDVSIQSQILKLLENLQAKLGVAYLFISHALNVVKYISHRIGVMYLGKLVEVADSEELYLNPLHPYTKALISAVPVPDPKLKRKKIILKGDVPSPLNPPQGCRFVTRCPYAMPVCSEVEPVLMEVAPGHTVACHLYGKS comes from the coding sequence ATGAACGAAGTACTGCTGGAAGTGAGGAACTTGGTGAAGCACTTTCCAGTCAGAGCAGGCATACTTCAAAGAACGGTTGCCGTGGTGAAGGCAGTCGATGGGGTAAGCTTTCACATAAAGCGCGGAGAAACCTTCGGTCTGGTCGGCGAGAGCGGTTGTGGAAAAACGACCACCGGAAGATGTGTCCTCATGCTCGAAACACCGACGAGCGGTGAGATCCTGTTCAATGGTGTGGACATAACGAAACTGACTCAGAAACAGCTCAGATCGCTCCGACCGAAGATGCAGATAGTCTTTCAGGACCCGTTCAGTTCTCTCAATCCCAGGCTTCCTGTGAAAGAGATCGTGGGTGAAGCCATCGCTTACCACAAACTCGCGAAGGGAAAAGAAGTGGAACTGAGATTGAAAGAACTCCTCGAGATGGTGGGACTCTCCGCGGAACACATGAACAGATATCCACACGAGTTTTCCGGCGGTCAGAGGCAGAGGATCTGCATCGCCCGAGCGCTCGCAACGCAGCCCGATTTGATCGTTTGTGATGAAGCCGTTTCTGCGCTGGACGTTTCCATACAGAGTCAGATACTCAAACTCCTGGAGAACCTCCAGGCCAAACTCGGCGTGGCTTACCTCTTCATCTCTCACGCTTTGAACGTCGTCAAATACATCTCGCACAGGATCGGTGTGATGTACCTTGGAAAGCTCGTGGAAGTTGCCGACAGTGAAGAACTCTATCTGAATCCCCTCCATCCTTACACGAAAGCCCTCATCTCTGCCGTTCCTGTTCCTGATCCGAAGCTCAAACGAAAGAAGATAATCCTCAAGGGAGACGTGCCGAGTCCGCTGAATCCCCCACAGGGATGCAGGTTCGTCACCAGATGTCCCTACGCGATGCCTGTCTGCAGCGAAGTGGAACCGGTGTTGATGGAAGTGGCGCCCGGTCACACCGTGGCGTGCCATCTGTACGGAAAGAGCTGA